In one window of Lampris incognitus isolate fLamInc1 chromosome 3, fLamInc1.hap2, whole genome shotgun sequence DNA:
- the LOC130109274 gene encoding retinal Mueller cells isomerohydrolase-like isoform X3 — MASRVEHPAAGYKKLFETVEELNEPIPAKVTGAIPSWLGGSLLRLGPGLFEVGSEPFYHLFDGQALMHKFDLKNGHVTYNRKFVRTDAYVRAMTEKRVVITEFGTAAYPDPCKNIFSRFFTYFKGIEVTDNCLVNVYPIGEDFYAVTETNYITKVDPDSLETLKRVDLCDHLSVNGVTAHPHIEADGTVYNIGNCFGKNMTLAYNIIKIPPAQNDQSDPIAKSQVLVQLPSSERFKPSYIHSFGMTDNYFVFVEQPVKINLLKFLSSWSIRGTNYMDCFESNEAMGTWFHLASKDPAEYLSSHKFRTSAFNLFHHINSYEDQGFIIVDVCTWKGWS; from the exons GTGCTATACCATCATGGCTGGGTGGCAGTCTTCTGCGGTTGGGGCCGGGTCTCTTTGAGGTGGGGTCGGAACCTTTCTACCACCTGTTTGATGGACAGGCCCTCATGCACAAATTTGACCTGAAGAACGGTCATGTGACCTACAACAGGAA GTTTGTCAGAACAGATGCATATGTGCGGGCCATGACAGAGAAGAGAGTGGTCATCACCGAGTTTGGGACAGCTGCTTATCCAGACCCGTGCAAAAACATCTTTTCCAG ATTCTTCACCTACTTTAAGGGCATTGAAGTGACTGATAACTGCTTGGTGAATGTGTATCCAATTGGGGAAGACTTCTATGCTGTCACAGAAACCAACTACATCACCAAGGTGGATCCTGATTCACTAGAAACCCTAAAAAGG GTGGACCTATGTGATCACCTCTCAGTGAATGGGGTGACCGCCCACCCACACATCGAAGCAGATGGTACCGTCTATAACATTGGAAACTGCTTTGGGAAGAACATGACCCTGGCATACAACATCATCAAGATCCCCCCTGCCCAAAACG ACCAGTCAGATCCGATAGCGAAATCACAGGTCTTGGTACAACTTCCCAGCAGCGAAAGATTTAAACCCTCCTACATACACAG TTTTGGTATGACAGACAACTACTTTGTGTTCGTGGAGCAGCCGGTGAAGATCAACCTACTGAAGTTCTTGTCTTCCTGGAGCATCAGAGGAACAAACTATATGGACTGCTTCGAATCCAATGAAGCCATGGGG ACATGGTTCCATCTGGCCTCCAAGGACCCAGCAGAATATTTGAGCAGCCACAAGTTCAGAACTTCAGCCTTCAACCTTTTCCACCATATAAACTCCTACGAAGACCAGGGATTCATCATTGTTGACGTCTGCACATGGAAGGGGTGG TCATGA
- the LOC130109274 gene encoding retinal Mueller cells isomerohydrolase-like isoform X2: MASRVEHPAAGYKKLFETVEELNEPIPAKVTGAIPSWLGGSLLRLGPGLFEVGSEPFYHLFDGQALMHKFDLKNGHVTYNRKFVRTDAYVRAMTEKRVVITEFGTAAYPDPCKNIFSRFFTYFKGIEVTDNCLVNVYPIGEDFYAVTETNYITKVDPDSLETLKRVDLCDHLSVNGVTAHPHIEADGTVYNIGNCFGKNMTLAYNIIKIPPAQNDQSDPIAKSQVLVQLPSSERFKPSYIHSFGMTDNYFVFVEQPVKINLLKFLSSWSIRGTNYMDCFESNEAMGTWFHLASKDPAEYLSSHKFRTSAFNLFHHINSYEDQGFIIVDVCTWKGHEFVYNYLYLANLREEWDELKRAALRAPQPEVRRYVLPLDIHKEEQGKNLVSLSYTTATAVLHGDGSIWLEPEVLFSKPRQAFEFPQINYSRCCGKNYHYAYGLGLNHFIPDKVCC; encoded by the exons GTGCTATACCATCATGGCTGGGTGGCAGTCTTCTGCGGTTGGGGCCGGGTCTCTTTGAGGTGGGGTCGGAACCTTTCTACCACCTGTTTGATGGACAGGCCCTCATGCACAAATTTGACCTGAAGAACGGTCATGTGACCTACAACAGGAA GTTTGTCAGAACAGATGCATATGTGCGGGCCATGACAGAGAAGAGAGTGGTCATCACCGAGTTTGGGACAGCTGCTTATCCAGACCCGTGCAAAAACATCTTTTCCAG ATTCTTCACCTACTTTAAGGGCATTGAAGTGACTGATAACTGCTTGGTGAATGTGTATCCAATTGGGGAAGACTTCTATGCTGTCACAGAAACCAACTACATCACCAAGGTGGATCCTGATTCACTAGAAACCCTAAAAAGG GTGGACCTATGTGATCACCTCTCAGTGAATGGGGTGACCGCCCACCCACACATCGAAGCAGATGGTACCGTCTATAACATTGGAAACTGCTTTGGGAAGAACATGACCCTGGCATACAACATCATCAAGATCCCCCCTGCCCAAAACG ACCAGTCAGATCCGATAGCGAAATCACAGGTCTTGGTACAACTTCCCAGCAGCGAAAGATTTAAACCCTCCTACATACACAG TTTTGGTATGACAGACAACTACTTTGTGTTCGTGGAGCAGCCGGTGAAGATCAACCTACTGAAGTTCTTGTCTTCCTGGAGCATCAGAGGAACAAACTATATGGACTGCTTCGAATCCAATGAAGCCATGGGG ACATGGTTCCATCTGGCCTCCAAGGACCCAGCAGAATATTTGAGCAGCCACAAGTTCAGAACTTCAGCCTTCAACCTTTTCCACCATATAAACTCCTACGAAGACCAGGGATTCATCATTGTTGACGTCTGCACATGGAAGGG TCATGAGTTTGTGTATAACTACCTGTACCTAGCTAACCTGAGGGAGGAGTGGGATGAGCTGAAAAGAGCTGCCTTGAGAGCTCCCCAGCCTGAGGTCAGACGCTATGTACTGCCCCTGGATATACATAAg GAAGAGCAGGGGAAGAACCTGGTATCGCTGTCCTATACTACGGCAACCGCTGTTCTTCATGGTGATGGGTCCATCTGGCTGGAGCCCGAAGTCCTCTTCTCAAAACCCAGACAAG CCTTTGAGTTTCCGCAGATTAACTATTCTAGGTGTTGTGGGAAGAACTACCACTACGCCTACGGCCTGGGACTCAACCACTTCATACCAGACAAG GTGTGTTGCTGA
- the LOC130109274 gene encoding retinal Mueller cells isomerohydrolase-like isoform X1: protein MASRVEHPAAGYKKLFETVEELNEPIPAKVTGAIPSWLGGSLLRLGPGLFEVGSEPFYHLFDGQALMHKFDLKNGHVTYNRKFVRTDAYVRAMTEKRVVITEFGTAAYPDPCKNIFSRFFTYFKGIEVTDNCLVNVYPIGEDFYAVTETNYITKVDPDSLETLKRVDLCDHLSVNGVTAHPHIEADGTVYNIGNCFGKNMTLAYNIIKIPPAQNDQSDPIAKSQVLVQLPSSERFKPSYIHSFGMTDNYFVFVEQPVKINLLKFLSSWSIRGTNYMDCFESNEAMGTWFHLASKDPAEYLSSHKFRTSAFNLFHHINSYEDQGFIIVDVCTWKGHEFVYNYLYLANLREEWDELKRAALRAPQPEVRRYVLPLDIHKEEQGKNLVSLSYTTATAVLHGDGSIWLEPEVLFSKPRQAFEFPQINYSRCCGKNYHYAYGLGLNHFIPDKIVKLNVRSKETRVWQEEDSYPSEPLFVSTPGATEEDDGVLLSIVVKPGNDRPSFLLVLDARELTEVARAEVSTIIPVTFHGMYKP, encoded by the exons GTGCTATACCATCATGGCTGGGTGGCAGTCTTCTGCGGTTGGGGCCGGGTCTCTTTGAGGTGGGGTCGGAACCTTTCTACCACCTGTTTGATGGACAGGCCCTCATGCACAAATTTGACCTGAAGAACGGTCATGTGACCTACAACAGGAA GTTTGTCAGAACAGATGCATATGTGCGGGCCATGACAGAGAAGAGAGTGGTCATCACCGAGTTTGGGACAGCTGCTTATCCAGACCCGTGCAAAAACATCTTTTCCAG ATTCTTCACCTACTTTAAGGGCATTGAAGTGACTGATAACTGCTTGGTGAATGTGTATCCAATTGGGGAAGACTTCTATGCTGTCACAGAAACCAACTACATCACCAAGGTGGATCCTGATTCACTAGAAACCCTAAAAAGG GTGGACCTATGTGATCACCTCTCAGTGAATGGGGTGACCGCCCACCCACACATCGAAGCAGATGGTACCGTCTATAACATTGGAAACTGCTTTGGGAAGAACATGACCCTGGCATACAACATCATCAAGATCCCCCCTGCCCAAAACG ACCAGTCAGATCCGATAGCGAAATCACAGGTCTTGGTACAACTTCCCAGCAGCGAAAGATTTAAACCCTCCTACATACACAG TTTTGGTATGACAGACAACTACTTTGTGTTCGTGGAGCAGCCGGTGAAGATCAACCTACTGAAGTTCTTGTCTTCCTGGAGCATCAGAGGAACAAACTATATGGACTGCTTCGAATCCAATGAAGCCATGGGG ACATGGTTCCATCTGGCCTCCAAGGACCCAGCAGAATATTTGAGCAGCCACAAGTTCAGAACTTCAGCCTTCAACCTTTTCCACCATATAAACTCCTACGAAGACCAGGGATTCATCATTGTTGACGTCTGCACATGGAAGGG TCATGAGTTTGTGTATAACTACCTGTACCTAGCTAACCTGAGGGAGGAGTGGGATGAGCTGAAAAGAGCTGCCTTGAGAGCTCCCCAGCCTGAGGTCAGACGCTATGTACTGCCCCTGGATATACATAAg GAAGAGCAGGGGAAGAACCTGGTATCGCTGTCCTATACTACGGCAACCGCTGTTCTTCATGGTGATGGGTCCATCTGGCTGGAGCCCGAAGTCCTCTTCTCAAAACCCAGACAAG CCTTTGAGTTTCCGCAGATTAACTATTCTAGGTGTTGTGGGAAGAACTACCACTACGCCTACGGCCTGGGACTCAACCACTTCATACCAGACAAG ATTGTAAAGCTGAATGTGCGGTCGAAGGAGACACGAGTGTGGCAGGAGGAGGACTCCTACCCGTCAGAGCCTCTTTTTGTATCGACACCTGGAGCAACGGAGGAAGACGATg GTGTGTTGCTGAGTATCGTTGTCAAGCCTGGGAACGACAGACCGAGCTTCCTCCTGGTTCTGGATGCCAGGGAGCTGACAGAGGTCGCCAGGGCAGAGGTCAGCACCATCATCCCTGTGACCTTCCACGGCATGTACAaaccgtga